A genomic stretch from Kovacikia minuta CCNUW1 includes:
- a CDS encoding DUF5895 domain-containing protein has product MPRKSEPTQTIEASQTTETTEQTQATDLQAIESANSADQPGALSLDFMDLEGEQYSSDDQTLQFRLPLALILNTKDVPKHGLFLKEESLRTAGWRGIPPNHVNTFSDKSQSSGVLLHGFHGEADGEKVDYRTRYPAPRMQILAVSPIFIKLTKRDGRDPFNPHTGQPFTDSQGNPLKAGAIIGTYEIGGSNPVYDALKLEKMVTLTTLYYFNLLDENNQKLHDWSFFLPISGAAAVSLSKAYTTWKLNFQMAYIKFWQQQGKQKLFDQKRNQKFYATGVFVPTLGVELSGQEQTSNTTSIVSVEVPTGENFLSYYIPKSQDDLMEISAQVDMSQGFAETYFKEQSEFHQYDPNVLDATAELLSLPSSTDPNEIPF; this is encoded by the coding sequence ATGCCAAGAAAATCCGAACCAACCCAAACAATCGAAGCAAGCCAAACAACCGAAACAACCGAACAAACGCAAGCGACGGACTTACAAGCAATTGAATCTGCTAATTCCGCTGACCAGCCCGGAGCTTTAAGCCTGGACTTTATGGATCTAGAAGGAGAGCAGTACTCTTCAGATGATCAAACTCTTCAATTCCGCCTGCCTTTGGCTCTCATCCTGAATACAAAAGATGTCCCCAAGCATGGTTTGTTTCTGAAGGAGGAATCTCTTCGGACAGCAGGATGGAGGGGTATCCCTCCAAATCACGTCAACACATTCTCCGATAAGTCTCAGTCTTCGGGAGTCCTTCTTCACGGCTTTCATGGAGAGGCTGACGGGGAGAAAGTTGATTACAGAACCAGGTATCCCGCGCCTAGGATGCAGATCTTAGCTGTTAGCCCTATCTTTATCAAATTGACAAAGCGGGATGGGCGAGATCCTTTTAACCCTCACACGGGTCAACCTTTTACCGACTCTCAAGGTAATCCGCTAAAAGCAGGTGCCATTATTGGCACGTATGAAATCGGTGGATCAAACCCTGTTTACGATGCTCTCAAGCTGGAAAAGATGGTCACTCTGACCACTCTTTACTATTTCAATCTCTTAGACGAGAACAACCAGAAACTTCATGACTGGAGTTTTTTCTTGCCGATTAGTGGGGCGGCAGCGGTTTCCCTGTCGAAGGCTTACACAACCTGGAAGCTAAATTTCCAGATGGCCTATATCAAATTCTGGCAACAGCAGGGCAAGCAAAAGCTGTTTGATCAAAAACGAAACCAGAAGTTCTATGCAACGGGTGTGTTTGTTCCCACTTTAGGGGTAGAGCTTTCAGGTCAGGAGCAGACAAGCAACACAACTTCTATTGTCTCAGTTGAAGTCCCAACAGGGGAAAACTTCTTGAGCTACTACATCCCAAAATCCCAAGATGACTTGATGGAGATTAGCGCTCAAGTGGATATGTCTCAAGGATTTGCGGAGACATACTTCAAGGAGCAGTCGGAGTTTCATCAATACGATCCAAATGTTCTAGACGCAACGGCAGAACTACTTAGCCTGCCTTCCTCTACCGATCCTAATGAAATTCCTTTCTAG